From the Billgrantia sulfidoxydans genome, one window contains:
- a CDS encoding inositol monophosphatase family protein, translating to MHPMVQFALRATRSAAEQFLRIRERIENAHEEHNLERLLEDTARNAETLIVRQLNRGYPQHGVAGRFTPHRAGEGEGRDIEWRIEPFHGYSSLGVAGSGFALSAVCLVKGRPEHAVVICPFSDDEYLTSRGRGAQHNGKRIRVPKASAIVGARVAMSLPESWQRSRHLPAYLTLIQQLGPQVETQLATGSGLLDMAELAAGRVDAAFVLGLEEQDRLVGSLLLKEAGALMGTPDGQPSVEAEGQLMAAGPRLYKALVQQLKPHF from the coding sequence ATGCATCCGATGGTCCAATTCGCCCTGCGCGCCACGCGCAGCGCCGCCGAACAGTTCCTGCGTATTCGTGAGCGCATCGAGAACGCTCACGAGGAACACAATCTCGAGCGCCTGCTCGAGGACACTGCTCGCAACGCCGAAACGCTGATCGTGCGTCAGCTCAACCGCGGTTACCCCCAGCACGGGGTCGCCGGTCGCTTCACGCCCCACCGTGCCGGCGAAGGCGAAGGTCGCGACATCGAATGGCGCATCGAGCCCTTCCACGGCTACTCCAGCCTCGGCGTGGCCGGCAGCGGCTTCGCCCTGTCGGCGGTATGCCTGGTGAAGGGTCGCCCGGAGCATGCGGTGGTGATCTGCCCCTTCAGCGACGACGAATACCTGACCAGCCGCGGCCGCGGTGCCCAGCACAACGGCAAGCGCATTCGCGTGCCCAAGGCCAGCGCCATCGTCGGCGCTCGTGTGGCGATGAGCCTGCCCGAGAGCTGGCAGCGCTCGCGCCACCTGCCCGCCTACCTGACCCTGATCCAGCAGCTCGGCCCCCAGGTCGAGACCCAACTGGCCACCGGCAGCGGCCTGCTCGACATGGCCGAGCTGGCGGCGGGCCGCGTCGATGCCGCCTTCGTGCTGGGGCTGGAGGAGCAGGACCGCCTGGTCGGCAGCCTGCTGCTCAAGGAGGCCGGGGCGCTGATGGGCACCCCCGACGGCCAGCCCAGCGTGGAAGCGGAAGGCCAGCTGATGGCCGCCGGCCCGCGCCTGTACAAGGCGCTGGTGCAGCAGCTCAAGCCGCACTTCTAA
- the yajC gene encoding preprotein translocase subunit YajC yields the protein MLDFFISPAMAQDAGAAGGGIAQIVMLVGFVLIFYFLLWRPQSKRAKQHRELVGGLSKGDEVVIGGGLVGRITKVGDEFLTLEIADNTEVNVQKNAVANVLPKGTIKSI from the coding sequence ATGCTGGACTTCTTCATCTCCCCGGCCATGGCCCAGGACGCCGGCGCCGCGGGCGGCGGCATTGCCCAGATCGTCATGCTGGTCGGCTTCGTGCTGATCTTCTACTTCCTGCTGTGGCGCCCTCAGTCCAAGCGCGCCAAGCAGCATCGCGAGCTGGTCGGCGGCCTGTCCAAGGGCGACGAGGTCGTGATCGGCGGCGGCCTGGTGGGCCGCATCACCAAGGTGGGCGACGAGTTCCTCACCCTGGAGATCGCCGACAACACCGAGGTCAACGTACAGAAGAACGCCGTGGCCAACGTGCTGCCCAAGGGCACCATCAAGTCCATCTGA
- the cysE gene encoding serine O-acetyltransferase: MFQRLREDINSVFARDPAARNFLEVLTNYPGLHALLLHRLAHWLWQRQLKWLARTLSTFSRWLTGIEIHPGARIGRRFFIDHGMGVVIGETAEVGDDVTLYQGVTLGGTSWHKGKRHPTLEDGVIVGAGAKILGPFTVGAGAKVGSNAVVTKEVPAGATVVGIPGKIVKRADPDAAEALEVDPERREAMRRKFGFDAYGVSEDMPDPVARSIQAMLDHMHAVDERIERMCGTLRKLDASYREGKLPELRDEDFADILSDVDACCGPTSSGAGSEHDRDQGGPDRPRGNG, translated from the coding sequence ATGTTTCAACGATTGCGCGAGGACATCAACAGCGTATTCGCCCGCGACCCGGCGGCACGCAATTTCCTGGAAGTGCTGACCAACTATCCGGGGCTGCACGCCCTGCTGCTCCATCGCCTCGCCCACTGGCTGTGGCAGAGGCAGCTCAAGTGGCTGGCCCGCACGCTGTCGACCTTCTCGCGCTGGCTCACCGGCATCGAGATCCACCCCGGGGCAAGGATCGGCCGGCGCTTCTTCATCGACCACGGCATGGGCGTGGTGATCGGCGAAACCGCCGAGGTCGGCGACGACGTCACGCTCTACCAGGGCGTGACCCTGGGCGGCACCAGCTGGCACAAGGGCAAGCGTCACCCGACGCTGGAAGATGGCGTCATCGTCGGTGCCGGGGCCAAGATCCTCGGCCCGTTCACCGTCGGCGCCGGGGCCAAGGTCGGCTCCAATGCAGTGGTGACCAAGGAGGTGCCCGCCGGCGCCACGGTGGTCGGCATCCCCGGCAAGATCGTCAAGCGCGCCGACCCGGACGCCGCCGAGGCACTCGAGGTCGACCCCGAGCGTCGCGAGGCCATGCGGCGCAAGTTCGGCTTCGATGCCTACGGCGTGAGCGAGGACATGCCCGACCCGGTGGCACGCTCGATCCAGGCCATGCTCGACCACATGCACGCCGTGGACGAGCGTATCGAGCGCATGTGCGGCACCCTACGCAAGCTCGACGCCAGCTACCGCGAGGGCAAGCTGCCGGAGCTGCGCGATGAGGACTTCGCCGACATCCTGTCCGACGTCGACGCCTGCTGCGGCCCCACCTCCAGCGGCGCCGGCAGCGAACATGACCGGGATCAAGGCGGCCCGGATCGCCCGCGGGGGAATGGTTGA
- the ndk gene encoding nucleoside-diphosphate kinase, with protein sequence MATERTLSIIKPDAVAKNAIGEIIARFEKAGLKVVAAKMLHLSDEQAGGFYAEHKERPFFKDLVGFMTSGPVVVQVLEGDDAIAKNRDLMGATNPKEAAPGTIRADFAETIDANAVHGSDSPASAEREVAYFFSADEIHSR encoded by the coding sequence ATGGCAACCGAACGTACCCTTTCCATCATCAAGCCCGATGCCGTCGCCAAGAACGCCATCGGCGAGATCATCGCCCGCTTCGAGAAGGCCGGCCTCAAGGTCGTCGCCGCCAAGATGCTGCACCTCTCCGACGAGCAGGCCGGCGGCTTCTACGCCGAGCACAAGGAGCGTCCCTTCTTCAAGGATCTGGTGGGCTTCATGACCTCGGGTCCGGTGGTGGTGCAGGTACTGGAGGGCGACGATGCCATTGCCAAGAACCGTGACCTGATGGGGGCCACCAACCCCAAGGAAGCCGCACCGGGCACCATCCGCGCCGATTTCGCCGAGACCATCGACGCCAACGCCGTGCACGGCTCCGATTCGCCGGCCTCTGCCGAGCGCGAAGTGGCCTACTTCTTCAGCGCCGACGAGATCCATTCACGCTGA
- the trmJ gene encoding tRNA (cytosine(32)/uridine(32)-2'-O)-methyltransferase TrmJ: MLDRIRIVLIGTSHPGNIGATARAMHNMGLADLALVAPRCEPLTSESISRASGADHIVHAARVVDTLEEAVADCTLAVGASARSRTLPWPMITPRELGERLPRELAGPGSRLALVFGREDSGLSNAELQRCHAHVHIPTNPEFSSLNLAAAVQVLAYECRLASLEADGDAAGEDDEPQQPLASHAELEHYFAHLERTLVTIGFHDPATPRQLMARLRRFTLRARPERMELNILRGILSATEKGAATPAADRIEANAEEQTCRHGGADDGASRSGPER; the protein is encoded by the coding sequence ATGCTCGACCGCATTCGCATCGTGCTGATCGGCACCAGCCACCCCGGCAACATCGGCGCCACCGCCCGCGCCATGCACAACATGGGGCTCGCCGACCTGGCCCTGGTCGCGCCGCGCTGCGAGCCGTTGACCAGCGAGAGCATCTCGCGCGCCTCCGGGGCCGATCACATCGTGCATGCCGCCCGCGTCGTCGATACCCTCGAGGAGGCCGTGGCCGACTGCACGCTGGCCGTAGGCGCCAGTGCACGCTCGCGCACCCTGCCGTGGCCGATGATCACCCCCCGCGAGCTGGGCGAACGCCTGCCGCGGGAACTCGCCGGCCCCGGGTCGCGGCTGGCACTGGTGTTCGGCCGCGAGGACAGCGGGCTCTCCAACGCCGAGCTGCAGCGCTGCCACGCCCACGTGCACATCCCCACCAACCCCGAGTTCAGCTCGCTCAACCTGGCCGCTGCGGTGCAGGTGCTGGCCTACGAGTGCCGCCTGGCGTCGCTCGAAGCCGACGGCGACGCAGCCGGCGAGGACGACGAGCCGCAGCAGCCGCTGGCCAGCCACGCGGAGCTGGAGCACTACTTCGCCCATCTCGAGCGCACCCTGGTCACCATCGGCTTCCACGACCCCGCCACGCCGCGCCAGCTGATGGCCCGGCTGCGCCGCTTCACCCTGCGCGCCCGCCCCGAGCGCATGGAGCTCAACATCCTGCGCGGAATCCTCTCGGCCACGGAAAAGGGCGCCGCCACGCCAGCGGCGGATCGCATCGAGGCGAATGCCGAGGAACAGACGTGTCGCCACGGTGGCGCGGACGACGGGGCCAGCCGCTCAGGGCCCGAACGGTAG
- the iscR gene encoding Fe-S cluster assembly transcriptional regulator IscR: MRLTTKGRYAVTAMLDLALHADKGPTCLADISRRQEISLPYLEQLFARLRRAGLVNSVRGPGGGYLLALPAAEISVSRVIDAVDESVDATRCQGLSDCQQGDTCLTHHLWCDLSEQIRGFLDGITLGQLVEHGDVRRIAARQRSRHDNTILTSSP; this comes from the coding sequence ATGCGTTTGACTACCAAGGGACGCTACGCCGTCACCGCCATGCTCGACCTGGCCCTGCACGCGGACAAGGGACCCACCTGCCTGGCCGATATCTCGCGCCGTCAGGAGATCTCGCTGCCGTACCTGGAGCAACTCTTCGCCCGCCTGCGTCGCGCCGGGCTGGTCAACAGCGTGCGCGGCCCGGGAGGCGGCTACCTGCTGGCGCTGCCGGCGGCCGAGATCTCGGTATCCCGGGTGATCGACGCCGTCGACGAATCGGTCGACGCCACCCGCTGCCAGGGGCTGTCGGACTGTCAGCAGGGCGATACCTGCCTGACCCACCACCTGTGGTGCGACCTCTCCGAGCAGATTCGCGGCTTCCTTGACGGCATCACCCTCGGTCAGCTGGTCGAGCACGGCGACGTACGCCGCATCGCCGCGCGCCAGCGCAGCCGCCACGACAACACCATTCTGACCTCCTCGCCCTGA
- a CDS encoding aminotransferase class V-fold PLP-dependent enzyme: MSALVYLDYAATTPVDPRVAEVMSRHLTLDGTFANPASRSHMLGWQAEQAVESARRQVADLIAADPREIVWTSGATEADNLALIGFLRANRERGRHLVTSVIEHKAVVDTAAALEQEGFEVTWLTPGRDGRVTPEQLREAMRPDTVLVSLMAVNNELGCIHDLATLAEVAHAGGAAFHVDAAQGVGRIDLDVGRLGVDLMSLSGHKAYGPKGIGALYVRRSPDIRLEPLIHGGGHERGMRSGTLATHQIVGMGEAFRLAAAEGEADQARILALRNRLLDGLSDLDGIHCNTAIEVAVPNILNLAFEGVDGESLLMALRSIALSTGSACNSASVEPSYVLKGIGVPRSLALASLRFSFGRFTTEADIDAALEALHHALPGLRR; the protein is encoded by the coding sequence ATGAGCGCCCTCGTCTATCTCGACTATGCCGCCACCACCCCGGTCGACCCCCGCGTCGCCGAGGTGATGAGCCGCCACCTCACCCTGGACGGCACCTTTGCCAACCCCGCCTCGCGCAGCCACATGCTCGGCTGGCAGGCGGAGCAGGCGGTGGAGAGCGCGCGCCGCCAGGTCGCCGACCTGATCGCCGCCGACCCGCGCGAGATCGTCTGGACCAGCGGCGCCACCGAGGCCGACAATCTCGCCCTGATCGGCTTCCTGCGCGCCAACCGCGAGCGCGGCCGCCACCTGGTGACCTCCGTCATCGAACACAAGGCGGTAGTGGACACCGCCGCGGCACTCGAGCAGGAGGGTTTCGAGGTAACCTGGCTGACGCCGGGCCGTGACGGTCGCGTCACGCCCGAGCAGCTGCGCGAGGCGATGCGCCCCGACACCGTGCTGGTGTCGCTGATGGCGGTCAACAACGAGCTGGGCTGCATCCACGACCTCGCGACGCTGGCCGAGGTGGCCCATGCCGGCGGCGCGGCTTTCCATGTCGATGCCGCCCAGGGCGTGGGTCGCATCGACCTCGACGTGGGCCGCCTGGGCGTCGACCTGATGTCGCTCTCGGGCCACAAGGCCTACGGCCCCAAGGGTATCGGCGCCCTCTACGTGCGGCGCAGCCCGGACATTCGCCTCGAACCCTTGATCCACGGCGGCGGTCACGAGCGCGGCATGCGCTCCGGCACCCTGGCCACCCACCAGATCGTCGGCATGGGCGAGGCCTTCCGCCTGGCCGCGGCCGAGGGCGAAGCCGACCAGGCACGCATCCTGGCACTGCGGAACCGACTGCTCGACGGTCTGTCCGACCTGGACGGCATCCACTGCAATACCGCCATCGAGGTGGCGGTGCCCAACATTCTCAACCTGGCCTTCGAGGGCGTGGACGGCGAATCGCTGCTGATGGCGCTGCGCAGCATTGCCCTGTCGACCGGCTCGGCATGCAACTCCGCCAGCGTCGAGCCATCCTATGTATTGAAGGGTATCGGCGTACCGCGCTCGCTGGCGCTGGCTTCGCTGCGTTTCAGCTTCGGCCGCTTCACTACCGAGGCCGATATCGACGCTGCCCTCGAAGCCTTGCATCATGCCCTTCCGGGCCTACGCCGCTAG
- the secF gene encoding protein translocase subunit SecF, protein MKTLVNRQFDFMGKRRIAFALSGLMILVSIASLLFQQLNLGLDFTGGTLVEVRYAVAPSLDAVRQTLEAAEFRDVSVQTFGASNEVLIRLQQAFDAEVGDRVVELLRAEGDAVELVRAEFVGAQVGEQLRDQSGLGLLVALGIVMLYVAFRFQYKFAIGALLALMHDVIVVVGVFSLFQLEFDLTVLAALLAVIGYSLNDTIVVYDRIRETIRTSRIDDMPAIFNEAINLTLSRTLATSGTTLLVLFALFFLGGDMIHYFSIALILGIVVGTFSSIYVAAALLLTVHLERKDLIPPKKEADAEEEQLP, encoded by the coding sequence ATGAAGACCCTCGTCAACCGACAGTTCGACTTCATGGGCAAGCGCCGGATCGCCTTCGCGCTCTCCGGCCTGATGATCCTGGTGTCGATCGCCTCGCTGCTGTTCCAGCAGCTCAATCTGGGGCTCGACTTCACCGGCGGTACCCTGGTCGAGGTCCGCTACGCCGTGGCCCCGTCGCTGGACGCGGTGCGCCAGACCCTCGAGGCCGCCGAGTTCCGCGACGTCTCGGTGCAGACCTTCGGCGCCTCGAACGAGGTACTGATCCGCCTGCAGCAGGCCTTCGACGCCGAAGTGGGCGACCGCGTGGTCGAGCTGCTGCGCGCGGAGGGCGACGCCGTGGAACTGGTACGCGCCGAATTCGTCGGCGCCCAGGTCGGCGAGCAGCTGCGCGACCAGAGCGGCCTGGGATTGCTGGTGGCCCTGGGCATCGTGATGCTCTACGTGGCCTTCCGCTTCCAGTACAAGTTCGCCATCGGCGCGCTGCTGGCACTGATGCACGACGTGATCGTCGTGGTCGGCGTCTTCTCGCTGTTCCAGCTGGAGTTCGATCTCACCGTGCTGGCGGCGCTGCTGGCGGTGATCGGCTATTCGCTCAACGACACCATCGTCGTCTACGACCGCATCCGCGAGACCATCCGCACCTCGCGCATCGACGACATGCCGGCGATCTTCAACGAGGCGATCAACCTCACCCTGTCGCGCACGTTGGCAACGTCCGGCACCACCCTGCTGGTGCTCTTCGCGCTGTTTTTCCTCGGCGGCGACATGATCCACTACTTCTCGATCGCCCTGATCCTCGGCATCGTGGTCGGCACCTTCTCCTCCATCTACGTGGCGGCCGCCCTGCTGCTGACCGTGCATCTGGAGCGCAAGGACCTGATTCCGCCGAAGAAGGAGGCGGACGCGGAAGAGGAGCAGCTGCCCTAG
- the tgt gene encoding tRNA guanosine(34) transglycosylase Tgt, translated as MRNECFMSFERLASDGRARRGRLTFPRGTVETPAFMPVGTYGTVKGMTPASVQEIGAEIILGNTFHLWLRPGTEVIEAHGDLHDFSQWQGPILTDSGGFQVFSLGEMRKITEEGVHFRSPVDGAKVFMGPEESMAVQRSLGSDVVMIFDECTPYPATEKEAELSMERSLRWARRSREAHGDSPSALFGIIQGGMYPELRRRSLEGLLEIGFDGLAIGGLSVGEPKEEMIQVLDYLPTWMPEDKPRYLMGVGKPEDLVEGVRRGVDMFDCVMPTRNARNGHLFTAEGTIKIRNARHRHDTRPLEPDCDCYTCRHFSRGYLHHLDRCGEMLGSMLNTIHNLRYYQRLMAGLRGAIEAGTLADFVAGYYARRGLPVPDAPD; from the coding sequence ATGCGTAACGAATGCTTCATGTCCTTCGAGCGGCTGGCCAGCGACGGCCGCGCGCGCCGCGGCCGCCTCACCTTCCCCCGGGGCACCGTGGAGACACCGGCCTTCATGCCGGTGGGCACCTACGGCACGGTCAAGGGCATGACGCCCGCCTCGGTGCAGGAGATCGGCGCCGAGATCATCCTCGGCAACACCTTCCACCTGTGGCTGCGCCCCGGCACCGAGGTGATCGAGGCCCACGGCGACCTGCACGACTTCTCCCAGTGGCAAGGTCCCATCCTCACCGACTCCGGCGGCTTCCAGGTCTTCTCGCTGGGCGAGATGCGCAAGATCACCGAGGAGGGCGTGCACTTCCGCTCGCCGGTGGACGGCGCCAAGGTGTTCATGGGCCCCGAGGAGTCGATGGCGGTGCAGCGCTCGCTGGGCTCCGACGTGGTGATGATCTTCGACGAGTGCACCCCCTACCCGGCCACCGAGAAGGAGGCCGAACTCTCCATGGAGCGCTCGCTGCGCTGGGCCCGGCGTTCCCGCGAGGCTCACGGCGATTCGCCCTCGGCGCTGTTCGGCATCATCCAGGGCGGCATGTATCCCGAGCTTCGTCGTCGTTCGCTGGAGGGCCTGCTGGAGATCGGCTTCGACGGCCTGGCCATCGGCGGTCTCTCCGTGGGCGAACCCAAGGAGGAGATGATCCAGGTGCTCGACTACCTGCCGACCTGGATGCCCGAGGACAAGCCGCGCTACCTGATGGGGGTGGGCAAGCCCGAGGATCTGGTCGAAGGCGTGCGCCGCGGGGTCGACATGTTCGACTGCGTGATGCCCACGCGCAACGCCCGCAACGGTCACCTCTTCACCGCCGAAGGCACGATCAAGATCCGCAACGCCAGGCATCGCCACGACACCCGTCCGCTGGAACCGGATTGCGACTGCTACACCTGCCGGCACTTCTCCCGCGGCTACCTGCACCACCTGGATCGCTGCGGCGAAATGCTCGGCTCAATGCTCAATACGATCCACAACTTGCGCTATTATCAGCGCCTGATGGCCGGTTTGCGCGGTGCCATCGAAGCGGGTACATTGGCTGACTTCGTGGCAGGCTACTATGCGCGGCGGGGGCTGCCGGTACCTGACGCACCAGATTGA
- a CDS encoding HesB/IscA family protein, translating to MAQLSITTAAAEQIQRVLEERGQGLGLRVSVKPSGCSGYSYVLDFADEAANDDAVFEEHGVTVFVAPEALPMLDGSEVDYVSEGLNRFFRFNNPNVKDQCGCGESFTV from the coding sequence ATGGCGCAACTGTCGATTACCACCGCCGCCGCCGAGCAGATCCAGCGCGTGCTGGAGGAGCGTGGGCAAGGACTGGGCCTGCGCGTCTCGGTCAAGCCCAGCGGCTGCTCCGGCTACAGCTACGTGCTCGACTTCGCCGACGAGGCCGCCAATGACGACGCGGTGTTCGAAGAGCACGGCGTCACCGTCTTCGTCGCTCCCGAGGCGCTGCCGATGCTCGACGGCAGCGAGGTCGACTATGTCTCGGAGGGGCTCAACCGCTTCTTCCGTTTCAACAACCCCAACGTCAAGGACCAGTGTGGGTGCGGCGAGAGCTTCACCGTCTGA
- the rlmN gene encoding 23S rRNA (adenine(2503)-C(2))-methyltransferase RlmN, whose amino-acid sequence MTATTAQRTNLLGMTREEMEAFFLSIGEKKFRAAQVMKWIHHEGCDDFEAMTNLSKGLRQRLAEVAEIRGPGVVYEGTSGDGTRKWVLEVEDGSYVETVLIPADNGKRRTLCVSSQVGCSLDCSFCSTGKQGFQRNLTAAEIIGQVWVAQRSVGPRKDTANRPVTNVVMMGMGEPLMNYDNVVPAMKLMLDDNGYGLSKRRVTLSTSGVVPMLDRLGDELDVSLAISLHAATDELRSQLVPLNRKYNIRTLLDACQRYLAKCDDTRMVTIEYTVIKDVNDQQEHATQLAELLRELPCKINLIPFNPFPHSGYEKPSRNQVMRFQQWLYELGYTAPIRSTRGDDIDAACGQLVGRVKDRTRRHERYIRSIQIDAD is encoded by the coding sequence ATGACCGCCACCACCGCCCAACGTACCAATCTGCTCGGCATGACCCGCGAGGAGATGGAAGCCTTCTTTCTTTCCATCGGCGAGAAGAAGTTCCGTGCCGCCCAGGTGATGAAGTGGATTCATCACGAGGGCTGCGACGACTTCGAGGCCATGACCAACCTCTCCAAGGGGCTGCGCCAGCGGCTCGCCGAGGTGGCCGAGATACGCGGCCCCGGGGTGGTCTACGAGGGCACCTCCGGCGACGGCACGCGCAAGTGGGTGCTGGAGGTGGAAGATGGCAGCTACGTCGAGACGGTGCTGATCCCCGCCGACAACGGCAAGCGCCGCACCCTGTGCGTGTCGTCCCAGGTGGGCTGCTCGCTCGACTGCAGCTTCTGTTCCACCGGCAAGCAGGGCTTCCAGCGCAACCTCACCGCCGCCGAGATCATCGGCCAGGTGTGGGTCGCCCAGCGCAGCGTGGGCCCGCGCAAGGATACCGCCAACCGCCCGGTGACCAACGTGGTCATGATGGGCATGGGCGAGCCGCTGATGAACTACGACAACGTCGTGCCGGCGATGAAGCTGATGCTCGACGACAACGGCTACGGGCTCTCCAAGCGCCGCGTCACCCTGTCCACCTCCGGGGTGGTGCCGATGCTCGACCGGCTCGGCGACGAGCTCGACGTGAGCCTGGCCATCTCGCTGCATGCCGCCACCGACGAGCTGCGCAGCCAACTGGTGCCGCTCAACCGCAAGTACAACATCCGCACGCTGCTCGACGCCTGCCAGCGCTACCTGGCCAAGTGCGACGACACGCGCATGGTCACCATCGAGTACACGGTGATCAAGGACGTCAACGACCAGCAGGAGCACGCGACGCAGCTGGCCGAGCTGCTGCGCGAACTGCCGTGCAAGATCAACCTGATCCCGTTCAACCCGTTCCCCCACTCCGGCTACGAGAAGCCGTCGCGCAACCAGGTCATGCGCTTCCAGCAGTGGCTCTACGAGCTGGGCTACACGGCACCGATCCGCAGCACCCGCGGCGACGACATCGATGCCGCCTGCGGCCAGCTGGTCGGCCGGGTGAAGGACCGGACCCGGCGTCACGAGCGCTACATCCGCTCGATCCAGATCGACGCCGACTGA
- the secD gene encoding protein translocase subunit SecD produces the protein MLNRYPLWKYLLILIVLLVGLLYSLPNLYPEDPAVQISSAQGDSTLDEAQLERVQQSLRDAGIDIKAIERDQASVLIRLDDADHQLRTRDLVAEQLGDDYVVALNLAESTPAWLQGLAASPMTLGLDLRGGVHFLLEVDMEAALTQRLEVNASAMREQLRSERIRYRGTDIDGRTLTITFASEEDRDSARRLISREFRDFDYASEQEGRASLLRMTLTEQAVAEIQDYAINQNLTTLRNRVDELGVAEPLVQRQGPDRIVVELPGVQDTVAAKRVVGATANLEFRLEARPDTPDAETETFAFRNDPSRTADLMRDVIITGDSVSSASRSFDENGRPQVNINLDGTGGTLMNRATRTNIGRNMAVLFIEHKTRDRTVMEDGEEVTVREPYTERGLISLATIQSALGNSFRITGLDSPTEAAELALLLRSGSLAAPIYFVQERTIGPSLGAENIERGLMSVQIGLLLVVLFMLIRYKVFGIFANLALALNLTLLVAAMSLLGATLTLPGIAGIVLTLGMAVDANVLIFERIREELRGGLSVQQAIHAGYERAFSSIVDANITTLLVAIILFSIGTGPVKGFAVTLSLGILTSLFTALMVTRAMVNLTFGGKPIKKLWI, from the coding sequence ATGCTCAACCGTTATCCCTTGTGGAAGTATCTGCTGATACTCATCGTGCTGCTCGTCGGCCTGCTCTACTCGCTGCCCAACCTCTACCCCGAGGACCCGGCGGTCCAGATCAGCAGCGCCCAGGGCGATTCCACCCTCGATGAGGCTCAGCTCGAACGCGTCCAGCAGTCCCTCCGCGATGCCGGCATCGACATCAAGGCCATCGAGCGCGACCAGGCCAGCGTGCTGATTCGCCTCGACGACGCCGACCATCAGCTGCGTACCCGCGACCTGGTCGCCGAGCAGCTCGGCGACGACTACGTCGTCGCGCTCAACCTCGCCGAATCGACCCCCGCCTGGCTGCAGGGCCTGGCCGCTTCGCCCATGACCCTGGGCCTGGACCTGCGCGGCGGCGTGCACTTCCTGCTCGAGGTCGACATGGAGGCAGCGTTGACCCAACGCCTGGAGGTCAACGCCAGCGCCATGCGCGAACAGCTGCGCAGCGAGCGCATCCGCTACCGGGGCACCGACATCGATGGCCGTACGCTGACCATCACCTTCGCCAGCGAAGAGGATCGAGACAGCGCGCGTCGGCTGATCAGCCGCGAGTTCCGCGACTTCGACTACGCCAGTGAGCAGGAGGGTCGCGCCTCGCTGTTGCGCATGACCCTGACCGAGCAGGCGGTGGCGGAGATCCAGGACTACGCCATCAACCAGAACCTCACCACCCTGCGCAACCGCGTCGATGAGCTGGGCGTGGCGGAACCGCTGGTGCAGCGCCAGGGCCCGGATCGCATCGTGGTCGAACTGCCCGGTGTGCAGGATACCGTGGCCGCCAAGCGCGTGGTGGGCGCGACCGCCAACCTCGAGTTCCGCCTCGAGGCGCGCCCCGACACCCCGGACGCCGAGACCGAGACCTTCGCCTTCCGCAACGACCCCAGTCGCACCGCCGACCTGATGCGCGACGTCATCATCACGGGCGACAGCGTCTCCAGCGCCAGCCGCAGCTTCGACGAGAACGGTCGCCCCCAGGTCAACATCAACCTGGACGGCACCGGCGGCACGCTGATGAACCGCGCCACGCGCACCAACATCGGGCGCAACATGGCGGTACTGTTCATCGAGCACAAGACCCGCGACCGCACGGTGATGGAGGACGGCGAGGAGGTCACGGTTCGCGAGCCCTACACCGAGCGCGGCCTGATCAGCCTGGCCACCATCCAGAGCGCGCTAGGCAACAGCTTCCGCATCACCGGGCTCGATTCGCCCACCGAGGCGGCCGAGCTGGCCCTGCTGCTGCGCTCCGGTTCGCTGGCGGCGCCGATCTACTTCGTCCAGGAGCGCACCATCGGCCCCAGCCTCGGCGCCGAGAACATCGAACGCGGCTTGATGTCGGTGCAGATCGGCCTGCTGCTGGTGGTGCTGTTCATGCTGATCCGCTACAAGGTGTTCGGCATCTTCGCCAATCTCGCCCTGGCGCTGAACCTGACCCTGCTGGTCGCCGCCATGTCGCTGCTCGGCGCCACCCTCACGCTGCCCGGCATCGCCGGCATCGTGCTGACGCTGGGCATGGCGGTGGACGCCAACGTGCTGATCTTCGAGCGCATACGCGAGGAGCTGCGCGGCGGCCTCTCGGTGCAGCAGGCGATCCACGCCGGCTACGAGCGTGCCTTCAGCTCGATCGTCGACGCCAACATCACCACCCTGCTGGTGGCGATCATCCTGTTCTCGATCGGCACCGGACCGGTCAAGGGCTTCGCCGTGACCCTGTCGCTGGGGATCCTCACCTCGCTGTTCACCGCCCTGATGGTGACGCGCGCGATGGTGAACCTGACCTTCGGCGGCAAGCCGATCAAGAAGCTCTGGATCTAA